The following are from one region of the Paenibacillus bovis genome:
- a CDS encoding sugar phosphate nucleotidyltransferase translates to MKGIILAGGTGTRLYPLTKVTNKHLLPVGKYPMIFYSVYKLKQAGILDILIVTGKDHMGDVVNLLGSGREMGVTFTYKVQDEAGGIAQALDLAEHFVGDDQMIVILGDNVFEDDIASFVENFRAQKQGAKLLLQQVHDPQRYGVAELDGERIVSIEEKPKVPKSDYAVTGIYMFDSNVFDIVKTLKPSARGELEITDVNNAYIQRGELSFDILNGWWTDAGTHASLAKANELAKDIIFGEEFGKLKL, encoded by the coding sequence ATGAAAGGTATTATTCTCGCAGGAGGTACAGGTACACGCCTTTACCCTTTGACCAAAGTAACCAATAAACACCTTTTACCCGTAGGTAAATATCCAATGATTTTCTATTCCGTATACAAACTCAAGCAGGCAGGTATTCTTGATATCCTGATCGTAACCGGCAAAGACCATATGGGTGATGTCGTTAACCTGCTGGGCAGCGGCCGTGAGATGGGTGTAACCTTTACATACAAGGTACAGGACGAAGCAGGCGGTATCGCTCAGGCACTTGATCTTGCCGAGCATTTTGTAGGCGATGATCAGATGATCGTTATTCTGGGCGACAATGTATTTGAAGATGATATTGCTTCTTTTGTAGAAAATTTCCGTGCGCAAAAACAAGGTGCCAAGCTGCTGCTGCAGCAGGTTCACGATCCACAGCGCTATGGTGTAGCCGAGCTGGATGGCGAACGCATCGTATCGATCGAAGAGAAACCAAAAGTACCGAAAAGCGATTATGCGGTAACCGGCATTTATATGTTCGACAGCAATGTGTTTGATATCGTTAAAACACTCAAACCATCCGCACGCGGCGAACTCGAAATTACGGATGTGAACAACGCTTATATCCAGCGCGGCGAACTGTCCTTTGATATTCTGAATGGCTGGTGGACCGATGCAGGTACGCACGCTTCCCTCGCCAAAGCCAATGAACTTGCCAAAGATATCATTTTTGGTGAAGAATTCGGCAAACTCAAGCTGTAA
- a CDS encoding EamA family transporter: MFKSDTFISYTLLLLNILMLVSGQAFFKLGLEKLGGVNLGNAWKALLSPTIIIGLGLYAVATLVWFVVLSRLPLSVAYPIQSLAYVLGIVLSIMMFHETVSTMKWIGAAIIVIGVLFIATD; this comes from the coding sequence ATGTTTAAGTCCGATACATTTATCAGTTATACATTGTTATTATTAAATATATTGATGCTGGTAAGCGGCCAGGCTTTTTTCAAACTGGGGCTTGAAAAGCTGGGCGGCGTCAATCTGGGCAATGCGTGGAAGGCACTATTGTCACCTACCATCATTATTGGTCTTGGACTGTATGCTGTAGCCACGCTGGTGTGGTTTGTCGTTTTATCGAGATTGCCACTCTCTGTAGCTTATCCGATCCAGAGTCTCGCCTATGTACTGGGAATTGTATTATCCATTATGATGTTCCATGAGACGGTTTCTACAATGAAATGGATTGGCGCAGCAATTATTGTTATTGGAGTATTGTTTATAGCTACCGATTAA
- a CDS encoding DUF2304 domain-containing protein, translated as MVSLKLQLILLAGSLICLVLLINFIRKYRLELKYSMLWFVVTIISVVLSIFPTILNGISHLMGIELPVNALFLLTFLGLIMIILSLTLELSKSTTKIKELSQEVGILKHEMEKIKEQMRKENP; from the coding sequence ATGGTATCCCTAAAATTACAACTTATCCTGTTGGCAGGGTCACTTATTTGTCTGGTTTTATTAATTAACTTTATCCGTAAATACAGACTGGAACTGAAATATTCCATGCTCTGGTTTGTCGTTACTATTATCAGTGTGGTATTATCCATTTTCCCAACGATTCTGAACGGCATATCCCATTTAATGGGCATTGAACTTCCTGTTAATGCACTCTTCCTGCTGACATTCCTGGGACTGATTATGATTATCCTTTCTCTAACCCTGGAGTTGTCCAAATCAACAACCAAGATTAAGGAATTATCCCAGGAAGTCGGCATCCTGAAGCATGAAATGGAAAAAATAAAAGAACAGATGCGTAAAGAAAATCCTTAA
- a CDS encoding glycosyltransferase family 2 protein: MNQRILIVIPAYNEEKNLENLVQSIRALNNPNINFIIINDCSSDNTAFVCKELDIPVINLPCNLGIGGAVQTGYKYAYENGFDIAIQVDGDGQHNPSYISELIKPLINEEADLVIGSRYIEKVGFQSTFLRRVGINYFSKLLLTLTGQLITDPTSGFRACNRKVIELFSKRYPVDYPEPESIMYLKRKAYRIVEIPVVMEHRASGTSSITAFKSVYYMIKVSIAIMIDKLRKELV, translated from the coding sequence ATTAATCAGAGAATTTTGATTGTCATTCCGGCGTATAACGAGGAGAAGAATCTGGAGAATCTGGTTCAATCTATCCGCGCCCTGAACAATCCAAACATAAATTTTATTATTATTAATGATTGTTCTTCAGACAATACGGCTTTTGTCTGCAAAGAACTGGATATCCCCGTTATCAATCTGCCGTGCAACCTCGGGATTGGGGGAGCGGTGCAGACCGGCTACAAATATGCGTATGAGAACGGGTTTGATATTGCCATACAGGTTGACGGCGATGGACAGCATAACCCATCCTATATCAGTGAACTGATCAAGCCGCTCATCAATGAAGAAGCTGATCTGGTGATCGGTTCCCGCTATATCGAGAAAGTAGGCTTCCAGTCCACCTTTTTGCGTAGAGTCGGTATCAATTACTTTTCCAAATTGCTGCTTACGCTGACAGGCCAGCTGATTACTGATCCGACATCCGGTTTCAGAGCCTGTAATCGGAAAGTGATTGAACTTTTCTCCAAAAGATATCCGGTAGATTATCCGGAGCCGGAATCGATCATGTACCTGAAACGGAAAGCTTACCGTATCGTGGAGATTCCGGTTGTGATGGAACACAGGGCAAGTGGAACTTCCTCGATTACCGCTTTTAAATCGGTATATTATATGATCAAGGTTTCTATTGCTATAATGATTGATAAACTTCGGAAAGAATTGGTATAG
- a CDS encoding DUF2142 domain-containing protein, with product MEREQARTFNIEKKLLSILLLFGLLCVFITPPFQMADEDSHFKRAYTVAMVDLIPQANQQGELGFYLPKAIVDFEASYRYMKADTKQKFNYQQYYTAISTPTDYSEKVFSEFSTVETNPLLYVPQAAAMIFFKVFMYIFSLGKAELLTPVSYMYAGRIGNLLFFIFCSYMALKLIPFYKRVVFLIACMPMTLGLVSSTSYDGMVIGICLLFIGLVFHLAFNPEAKSLERKHVIVLCILSFVLIQLKQVYFPLILLFALIPKAKFLNMKTRITQFVLILLSGLVSYGIWSFLSQIHGKFDTNGNSSGQLAFIISHPIEYVEILIRTFYELSFFYTNSFVGNLGWLDTNFPPIFIYMYCLLILVFAILDSNRNITITVKHKLITLATFVISVVLIETGLYLTWTSIPEIGGVGYPTVSGVQGRYFIPVVILLLTVLYNHKLPRYLKAKQEDFSDNVLITFCTFSSVLMLFFIIVRYWIPVV from the coding sequence ATGGAGCGAGAACAGGCACGAACATTTAATATTGAAAAAAAATTGTTGAGTATATTGCTGTTATTTGGTCTACTGTGTGTATTTATTACGCCTCCGTTCCAAATGGCCGATGAAGATAGTCATTTCAAACGGGCGTATACCGTAGCGATGGTTGATCTGATTCCGCAGGCCAATCAGCAGGGGGAACTTGGTTTTTATCTGCCCAAAGCGATTGTGGATTTTGAAGCGAGCTATCGCTATATGAAAGCTGATACCAAACAGAAATTTAACTATCAGCAGTATTACACGGCGATTTCGACGCCAACGGATTATTCGGAGAAGGTGTTTAGCGAGTTCAGTACGGTGGAGACCAATCCACTGCTGTATGTTCCGCAGGCAGCTGCTATGATTTTCTTTAAAGTATTCATGTACATTTTCTCACTCGGCAAAGCGGAGCTGCTTACACCGGTGAGTTACATGTATGCAGGACGCATCGGTAATCTGTTGTTCTTTATATTCTGTAGCTATATGGCGCTCAAGCTGATTCCATTTTACAAAAGAGTCGTGTTCCTAATTGCCTGTATGCCAATGACACTGGGGCTGGTATCTTCTACCAGCTACGATGGTATGGTAATCGGCATTTGTCTTCTGTTTATCGGTCTGGTATTCCATCTGGCATTTAATCCAGAAGCAAAATCGCTGGAACGAAAGCATGTCATTGTATTATGTATTCTGTCTTTTGTATTAATTCAGTTGAAGCAGGTATATTTCCCGCTGATTCTGCTATTCGCCTTAATACCCAAAGCAAAGTTTCTGAATATGAAAACCAGAATCACCCAATTTGTATTAATTTTGCTGTCCGGACTGGTTAGTTACGGAATTTGGTCGTTCCTGAGCCAGATTCATGGTAAATTTGATACAAATGGCAATTCATCAGGTCAGCTGGCTTTTATTATCAGTCATCCGATTGAATATGTTGAAATTCTGATACGTACGTTTTATGAGCTCAGTTTCTTTTATACCAACAGTTTTGTTGGTAATCTGGGCTGGCTGGATACGAACTTCCCGCCAATATTTATTTATATGTACTGTCTTTTGATTTTGGTATTCGCCATTCTGGACAGCAACCGGAATATAACGATCACTGTAAAGCACAAGCTGATCACGCTGGCGACCTTTGTTATCTCGGTTGTTCTAATTGAGACAGGGCTTTATTTAACATGGACATCCATTCCGGAAATTGGCGGAGTGGGCTATCCGACAGTCTCGGGTGTACAGGGCAGGTATTTTATACCGGTTGTTATTCTGCTGCTGACCGTGTTGTATAATCATAAGCTGCCTCGATACCTGAAAGCCAAACAAGAGGATTTCAGCGATAATGTTCTGATTACGTTCTGCACATTCAGCTCGGTCTTGATGTTATTCTTTATTATTGTTCGTTACTGGATTCCTGTTGTCTAG
- a CDS encoding glycosyltransferase → MYYEELDIEMVRYYRTFVFFRCPHTPVVEELIQKAKYFNKTVFFDIDDLVIDHKYVKEIDYLNTMSKDELDQYMDGVNRTQKTLRMCDYAITTTGRLAAELGNYVDEVFVNRNVASEKMVDLSLKALKAKELKMAEANTAPDNRVIMGYFSGSITHNEDFNLIINVVREMFEKHPNAYLKVVGILDIPTELSDYKDRIIFEKFTDWTNLPDLIANVHINLAPLVDTIFNEAKSENKWTEAGLVKVPTIASNIGAFKDVMTHEVDGILCDTIEDWTLYLDKLIADANYRNQIGKQAHTTVINGWTTMSNGYKLFEFIESKLHDNIAFVLPSTQISGGVNVVIKHCNILRDHGKDVTIISMSEDDKNIINKDGEINVISYHRHSFHGLFRKCVATLWSTTEFLNMYSKITEKYYLVQNFETNFYEPGNHMRIWANLTYNFFSNIKYITISKWCEQWLADRYNKQAAYVENGIDLSVFQYQPRTFEGKIKILVEGNSSDYYKNVDESFKITNQLDPNRFEIWYLSYSGKPKDWYRVDHFLNKVPHDEVGKVYAQCDILLKSSLLESFSYPPLEMMATGGVAVVAPNEGNIEYLVHNDNCLLYEQGNTANALEMIEAVCSDASMRERIIANGLKTAQRKEWKQLEGDVLALYDYQLQPIENNGEKYEAKSV, encoded by the coding sequence GTGTATTATGAAGAACTTGATATCGAAATGGTACGTTACTACAGAACATTTGTTTTTTTTCGCTGCCCGCACACTCCAGTCGTTGAAGAATTAATCCAAAAAGCCAAATACTTTAATAAAACTGTCTTTTTTGATATCGATGATCTGGTTATTGATCATAAGTATGTCAAAGAAATTGATTATCTGAATACGATGAGCAAGGACGAGCTGGATCAGTATATGGATGGTGTAAATCGTACGCAAAAGACACTGAGAATGTGTGATTATGCGATTACAACAACCGGAAGACTGGCGGCAGAGCTTGGCAATTATGTAGATGAGGTATTTGTAAACCGAAATGTAGCTTCCGAGAAAATGGTAGATCTTTCCCTAAAAGCACTCAAAGCCAAAGAATTGAAGATGGCAGAAGCCAATACTGCTCCGGATAACCGTGTCATTATGGGTTATTTTAGCGGCAGTATTACACATAACGAAGATTTTAACCTGATCATTAATGTTGTCAGAGAAATGTTCGAAAAGCATCCAAACGCCTATCTGAAAGTAGTAGGTATTCTGGATATTCCAACCGAACTGAGCGATTACAAAGACCGGATCATTTTTGAGAAATTTACCGACTGGACTAATCTGCCGGATCTGATTGCCAATGTGCATATCAACCTGGCACCACTGGTAGATACGATCTTCAATGAAGCCAAATCGGAGAACAAGTGGACCGAAGCCGGACTGGTTAAAGTTCCGACAATCGCCAGCAATATCGGCGCATTCAAAGACGTAATGACACATGAGGTGGATGGCATCCTGTGCGATACAATTGAAGACTGGACATTGTATCTGGATAAGCTGATTGCTGATGCAAACTATCGTAATCAGATCGGTAAGCAGGCTCATACTACCGTTATCAATGGCTGGACGACGATGAGCAACGGATACAAGCTGTTTGAATTTATCGAATCCAAGCTGCATGACAATATTGCTTTTGTGCTTCCTTCTACACAGATCAGCGGTGGCGTGAACGTAGTCATCAAGCATTGTAATATTTTGCGGGATCATGGCAAGGATGTCACGATTATCTCGATGAGTGAAGATGATAAAAATATCATTAACAAAGATGGGGAAATCAACGTCATTTCTTACCATAGACATAGCTTCCATGGATTGTTCCGTAAATGTGTAGCTACGCTTTGGTCTACAACCGAGTTCCTGAATATGTATTCCAAAATTACAGAGAAGTATTATCTGGTGCAAAATTTTGAGACCAACTTCTATGAACCAGGCAACCATATGCGCATATGGGCCAACCTGACCTATAATTTCTTCTCGAATATTAAATATATAACCATATCCAAATGGTGTGAACAATGGCTGGCAGATCGTTACAACAAGCAGGCAGCCTATGTAGAGAACGGGATCGACCTGTCGGTCTTCCAGTATCAACCGCGCACGTTTGAAGGCAAGATCAAGATCCTCGTGGAAGGGAACTCCAGCGATTACTACAAAAACGTGGATGAGAGCTTCAAGATTACCAATCAACTCGATCCCAACCGTTTTGAGATCTGGTATCTATCCTATAGCGGCAAGCCGAAAGACTGGTACAGAGTTGATCATTTCCTGAATAAAGTGCCTCATGATGAGGTCGGTAAAGTGTACGCACAGTGCGATATTCTGCTTAAATCCAGTCTCCTGGAGAGCTTTTCCTATCCTCCACTGGAAATGATGGCTACCGGTGGTGTAGCTGTTGTGGCACCGAATGAAGGCAATATCGAATACCTGGTGCATAATGACAACTGCCTGCTGTACGAACAGGGAAATACAGCCAATGCACTCGAGATGATCGAAGCGGTATGCAGCGATGCAAGTATGCGTGAGCGCATTATCGCCAACGGTCTGAAAACGGCACAGCGCAAAGAATGGAAGCAGCTCGAAGGCGATGTATTGGCCCTGTATGACTATCAACTACAACCTATAGAAAATAACGGTGAAAAATATGAAGCAAAATCGGTTTAA
- a CDS encoding glycosyltransferase family 2 protein translates to MDSLVFPGLYYTIAKYVIRFQIKYHPFRKLQGSSWYDKWIQSNEQYDIEAARQECTRFDYQPLLSIILPVYNVQEEYLRECIESVRRQYYTNWELCIADDHSTMPHIRKVLEEYKQLDDRIHVTYRSQNGHISECSNTALSMASGEYIVLLDNDDALADFALYEVVKTLNQHRDTDLLFSDEDKWLDGKRVQPFFKKEWGLPLLFAMNYICHLAVYRTALVQSIGGFRSGYEGVQDWDLAIRAVQKGARMRHVSKVLYHWRISPTSTAGGERQKSYIKDKQRMLLQDHKN, encoded by the coding sequence ATGGATTCACTCGTGTTTCCTGGATTGTACTACACTATAGCTAAGTATGTAATTCGATTTCAGATCAAATATCATCCTTTCCGGAAACTACAGGGGAGCAGCTGGTATGACAAGTGGATCCAATCCAACGAGCAGTATGATATTGAAGCGGCTCGTCAGGAATGTACCCGGTTTGACTATCAGCCGCTGCTATCCATTATTCTTCCTGTATATAATGTACAGGAAGAATATTTGCGAGAATGCATAGAATCGGTTCGGCGACAGTACTATACCAACTGGGAACTTTGTATTGCAGATGACCATTCCACCATGCCTCATATACGGAAGGTACTGGAAGAATACAAACAGCTGGATGACAGAATTCATGTGACATATCGCAGCCAGAACGGTCATATCTCGGAGTGCAGCAATACGGCACTCTCTATGGCGAGTGGCGAATATATCGTACTGCTGGACAATGATGATGCGCTGGCTGATTTTGCCCTGTATGAAGTAGTCAAAACATTAAACCAGCATCGGGATACAGATCTTCTGTTCAGTGATGAGGACAAATGGCTCGACGGTAAAAGAGTACAGCCATTTTTCAAAAAAGAATGGGGACTGCCGCTGCTGTTTGCCATGAATTATATTTGCCATCTTGCGGTATACCGGACTGCCCTGGTGCAGAGCATCGGAGGCTTCAGATCAGGTTATGAAGGTGTGCAGGATTGGGATCTGGCTATCCGTGCTGTGCAAAAAGGGGCCAGAATGAGGCATGTGTCCAAGGTATTGTATCACTGGAGAATATCTCCAACGTCGACAGCCGGAGGCGAACGCCAGAAAAGTTATATCAAAGACAAACAACGCATGCTGCTGCAGGATCATAAGAACTGA
- a CDS encoding ABC transporter ATP-binding protein encodes MTTEKISGLKEFLIKRLKNQISYTEFWALSDVSFRVNRGELFGVLGLNGAGKSTLLKTVAGVLKPTKGSVNISGRMAPLIELGAGFDAELTARENIYLNGAILGYSKKEMNARFAEIVEFSELQDFIDVPVKNYSSGMYARLGFAIATSTRPDILIVDEILSVGDFKFQQKCEAKISQMVQEGTSVLLVSHSIEQIRSLCSRGIILEKGQLIKEGNIEELCDFYYSKYS; translated from the coding sequence ATGACCACCGAGAAAATCAGCGGTCTAAAAGAGTTTTTGATCAAAAGACTCAAAAACCAGATCAGTTATACTGAATTCTGGGCACTGAGTGACGTCAGTTTTCGGGTGAATCGAGGAGAATTGTTCGGCGTACTCGGTCTGAACGGAGCAGGTAAAAGTACACTGCTCAAAACGGTGGCTGGTGTTCTGAAGCCGACCAAAGGCTCTGTCAATATCAGTGGCAGAATGGCTCCACTTATCGAATTGGGTGCCGGATTTGATGCTGAATTGACTGCGCGCGAGAATATTTACCTCAATGGTGCAATACTGGGTTATTCCAAAAAGGAAATGAATGCCCGTTTTGCAGAGATTGTGGAATTCTCGGAACTGCAGGATTTTATTGATGTACCTGTCAAAAACTACTCTTCCGGTATGTATGCACGTCTGGGATTTGCAATTGCAACGTCGACCAGACCGGATATTCTGATTGTCGATGAGATTTTGTCTGTCGGTGACTTCAAGTTCCAGCAGAAATGTGAAGCCAAGATCAGTCAGATGGTTCAGGAAGGAACGAGCGTACTGCTTGTTTCCCACTCTATTGAGCAGATTCGCAGTCTTTGCAGCAGAGGAATTATTCTGGAAAAAGGGCAGCTGATCAAGGAAGGCAATATCGAAGAATTGTGTGACTTTTATTATTCCAAGTACAGCTAG
- a CDS encoding ABC transporter permease encodes MYELKRYFLNFYKYKDLLKLLVAKDIKIKYKRSVLGIIWSVLNPLLTMIIITLVFQELFKFNVENFAAYVISGQVLFGFFSDSTSLAMGSIYSSGQIIKKVYIPKYIFPLSKVLYSLVNMLFSLCAVLIVCVITGVDLKYTFIFSFLSIFYVFIFSLGVGLILCSVVVFFRDVEHIYGVLITAWMYATPIIYPMNIMPDRYMPLLLGNPMFYFVTHFRETLLYGHVPPLELNIQCASYAFVTLLIGVYLFKQRQDKFILYI; translated from the coding sequence ATGTATGAGTTGAAGCGTTACTTTTTAAATTTTTATAAATACAAGGATTTATTGAAGCTGCTGGTGGCCAAGGATATCAAAATTAAATATAAGCGTTCTGTTCTTGGTATTATCTGGAGTGTACTTAATCCATTGTTGACGATGATTATTATTACGCTGGTATTTCAGGAGCTTTTTAAGTTTAACGTTGAGAATTTCGCGGCTTATGTCATTAGCGGCCAGGTACTATTTGGCTTTTTCTCTGATTCTACATCACTGGCTATGGGATCGATCTATTCATCCGGTCAGATTATCAAAAAAGTATATATACCCAAGTATATATTCCCTTTATCCAAGGTATTGTACTCGCTGGTAAATATGCTGTTTTCACTCTGTGCGGTATTGATCGTTTGTGTGATTACAGGAGTGGACCTTAAATATACATTTATATTCAGTTTCCTGTCTATCTTTTATGTATTCATCTTCAGCCTTGGTGTCGGTCTTATTCTTTGTAGTGTAGTTGTCTTTTTCAGAGATGTTGAACATATCTATGGAGTATTGATTACAGCATGGATGTATGCTACACCAATTATCTATCCAATGAATATTATGCCAGACCGTTATATGCCGCTTCTTCTGGGGAATCCGATGTTCTACTTTGTTACGCATTTCCGCGAGACGCTGTTATACGGGCATGTTCCTCCGCTGGAATTAAATATTCAGTGTGCCAGCTATGCATTTGTCACTTTATTGATTGGCGTGTATCTGTTCAAACAACGCCAGGATAAATTTATCCTTTACATCTAA
- a CDS encoding class I SAM-dependent methyltransferase: protein MDFTGERYIPDKVFGEIEVEHKQRYHAILDFVKNKKVLDAACGEGYGTNLISQYATHVTGIDISEDSIRWASGTYRSDNTEFIVSDIQTLPLPDHSVDVVVSFETIEHVDSAAQERFLHEIKRVLTPGGMLIMSTPDKRLYSDIVGFTNHFHIREFYYSEFEDFLKTKFQHIHMFRQGFCTFSYLSSAEVQARTGDYYRLHDIHDTPNNGKYLIALCSDQEISDTEKINSIMPSQTEQVFPSKLFVKYGQDGTEESCFTGELTIEGREFKVCFDHMDHLDSIHSVKWQPVDGYITRLHIVSSSEPARFVPLNAFSQTEEYAEFHELDPQFAVELEHNDISALTIQGHIQILNGESVFKMMKPRIDRLEAQLETEREEKQHLHNLLLATLHERDGLLVAKQELEHENVLVTSSTSWQITKPLRAISRVVKRPKKNT, encoded by the coding sequence ATGGACTTTACGGGCGAAAGGTATATTCCTGACAAAGTTTTTGGCGAAATCGAAGTTGAACATAAACAAAGATATCATGCCATTCTTGATTTTGTAAAAAACAAGAAAGTTCTGGATGCCGCGTGCGGAGAAGGCTATGGCACCAATCTGATATCCCAGTATGCTACCCATGTTACAGGAATCGATATATCGGAAGATTCTATTCGCTGGGCATCGGGGACCTACCGATCAGACAATACCGAATTTATCGTCTCGGATATACAGACACTTCCTTTGCCGGACCATTCGGTTGATGTAGTCGTCAGCTTTGAGACGATTGAACATGTGGATTCAGCAGCACAGGAGCGGTTCCTGCATGAGATCAAGCGAGTATTGACGCCGGGCGGCATGTTGATTATGTCTACGCCCGACAAGAGATTATACTCGGATATCGTTGGTTTCACAAATCACTTCCATATTAGAGAATTTTATTATTCGGAATTTGAAGACTTTTTAAAAACGAAATTTCAGCATATTCATATGTTTCGCCAGGGATTCTGTACATTCAGCTATTTGAGTTCGGCAGAGGTTCAGGCACGTACAGGTGATTATTACCGACTTCATGATATTCATGATACTCCGAATAATGGCAAGTATTTGATTGCGTTGTGTTCGGATCAGGAAATATCCGATACGGAAAAAATCAACAGCATTATGCCATCCCAGACAGAGCAGGTATTTCCAAGCAAGCTGTTTGTGAAGTATGGGCAAGACGGGACAGAGGAAAGCTGTTTTACCGGTGAACTTACGATTGAAGGCAGGGAGTTCAAAGTCTGTTTCGATCATATGGATCATCTGGATTCGATCCATAGTGTCAAATGGCAGCCTGTAGATGGATATATCACTCGACTTCATATCGTATCCTCTTCGGAGCCGGCCCGGTTTGTACCTTTAAATGCATTCAGCCAGACAGAAGAGTATGCAGAGTTCCATGAGCTTGATCCGCAATTCGCTGTTGAGCTGGAGCATAACGACATAAGTGCATTAACAATCCAGGGACATATCCAAATTCTGAATGGAGAGAGCGTCTTCAAGATGATGAAGCCGCGGATTGACAGGCTGGAGGCCCAGCTTGAGACAGAACGCGAGGAAAAGCAGCACTTGCATAATTTGCTGCTGGCCACTCTGCATGAGCGTGATGGTCTGCTGGTTGCCAAGCAGGAGCTGGAGCACGAAAATGTTCTGGTGACCAGTTCTACTTCATGGCAGATCACCAAACCACTGCGTGCAATTAGCCGAGTAGTCAAGCGCCCCAAAAAGAATACATGA